Within the Candidatus Acidiferrales bacterium genome, the region GTGGAGTTCCTTCGTCAGGAAGTAGAGCGCAAATATTCTTTCTCGAACATTATCGGAAAGAGCAAGGCGATGCAGGATATATTTGCATTGATCCAGAGATTATCCCACGCCCGGAGCAATGTTCTGATAACCGGAAGAAGCGGCACAGGAAAGGAAATGATCGCTAAGGCGCTGCATTACAACAGCGACAGGCGTGCGATGCCGTTCGTGACGGTCAATTGCAGTGCGATCCCCGAATCTCTCCTTGAGAGCGAACTCTTCGGACATGAGAAGGGTGCCTTCACCGGCGCCATAACTTCAAGGCGCGGACTCTTTGAGACTGCAAACGGCGGCACCCTCTTTCTTGATGAAATTGGAGATATGCCGCTCGGGTCTCAGTCGAAATTGCTGCGAGTGGTCGAATCCGGTGAGGTTCGCCCTGTCGGAAGCGATGAGGTCAAAAGAGTAGACGTCCGGGTGATCGCCGCGACGCATCGTGACCTAAAGGAACTGATAAAGCACGATCAATTCAGAGAAGATCTGTTTTACAGGTTAAATGTCATCTCGATTCACGTCCCCGATCTAAAAGATAGACCCGAAGACATCACGATTTTGGTCGACCACTTCATGAAAAAATATGGCGAACAATTCGGGAAGCCGAACATTCGGATAACTCATGAAGCGTCTGCCTGCCTTCTCAAGTACACATGGCCCGGCAACGTCCGGGAGCTGGAGAACATAATTGAGAGGAGCATCGCTCTCTCCAGCGGAGAAGTGGTTGATACCAAGGATCTGCCGGAGCATCTTTTCCAGATGAAGTCCAGCGATCTCATAGATGACCTTGCGACAGACAACATGCCGCTGACGGAAGTGGAAAAAAGATATATCGTCAAGATACTCCAGCGAACGAACTGGCACCAGTCGAAAGCTGCTCAGATTTTGGGAATAGACCGGAAGACCTTGTATAGGAAGATCAAAGAGTATAATCTGGTGCAAGAATAAGCGAACGCTGTCTGTTTTCTTGCTGTCGACGGTCCAATTTTCCCATTCAAGATTTGTCGGTTTGCGGGAATGGCAGATAAGGTATTAAATTGTGCGGAGATTCGCTTGAGAAAAGTTGAAAAGAATTTTTTATGAATGAAGTATTAGATGTAGATGTGACTATGAGTGATTTGTTCAAAAAATATGATGCACTGAAAAGTTGTCTTGGAAGATATACCGTGGAAGGACTGGTAGTAGCCTTTTCGGGAGGGGTCGATAGCGGCTTTCTGCTTTGGGCGGCAGAAGAAGCAAGAAAGCAATACGGCGGTATCTTGGTTGCATTAACAACAAATAGCGATAGCATGCCGGTCCATGATAAAGTCGATGTCGAAGACTTCGTGAAACATGCCGGTGTTCGACATGTTTGGAGAGACAGTACCGAAGTTGATAATCCGGATTATATAAAAAACGATTCGGAGAGGTGCTACTATTGCAAGACCGAACTATTTGGCATCGCTAAAAAAGTTGCTATGGAAAACAATTGTAAAAAAATTGCATACGGATACAACGCATCCGATAAAACCGATATTCGTCCGGGTCATAGAGCCGCTATTGAAAATGATGTCGTATTTCCTCTTGCAGCTTATGATTTCACAAAGGATGAAATCAGGGAGTTGATGCGATCTCACGGCCTTAAGTTGTCGGATAAGCCTTCGAGCCCATGCTTGAGTTCAAGAATCATGAGAGGAGTCGAAATTACGAAACAAGAATTGAGAGACATCGATGTCCTTGAGGACATATTGCGCGAAGGTGGAATGAAGATTTTCCGTCTGCGCCTCCATGAACTAAACCGCAAGCGGTTCTTGAGGCTGGAAGCATCGCCGGATGAGATCGCGCTCGCAATCCAATTGAAGGACAGACTAGTGAAGGCGGCAAAAGAGCGCGGCTACGATTGGGTGACACTCGACCTCGAAGGATACAAAACCGGCGGGGGGAACGCCTGAGCAAGCGAATCTCTATCAAACAAATCCTCGCTGATGTCCGGAAAGGGAAAGTGAGCACGGACGAAGCTTATGAGAAAATTAAAAATGCTCTCTTCGACGCTGAGGAGCTTGGTTACGCCACGATAGACCATGGCCGCGGATTGAGACTGGGGTTGGGAGAGGTTATTTATGGAGAGAGCAAGTCAATCGAGCAAATAGTCGGCATCGCGGGAAAACTTTCCAAGGCAAAGGAGCCGATTTTAATTACGAGACTCTCCGATGTAAAGATGAAAGTGTTGCAGAAAAAGTTTCCGAAGGGACGATCGAATCATCTTTCGAGCACATTTACTATTAACCCCATTCCTTTGAGGGAGAATAACAGAGATGAGCCGTACGTTTGCATCATAACGGCAGGTACGAGCGATATTCCTGTCGCGGAAGAAGCGGCAGATGTCTGTGGAGCAATGGGGGTTGCCTTTGTGAAACTCTACGACGTTGGAGTTGCCGGCATACATCGCGTTATGAAGAATTTAGATGTGATGCAAGCAGCGTCTGCGGTCGTTGTCATTGCGGGGATGGAAGGTGCACTGCCGAGCGTTATCGGGGGACTAGTGCCAAAACCTATCTTTGCAGTTCCCACCGACATCGGATATGGAGCCAACTTCAAGGGACTCTCTGCATTGCTTGGAATGCTCTCTTCTTGCGCGCCCGGGATCGCGGTAATGAATATCAACGGCGGCTTTTCGGCGGCATTCGCGGCATGCAGGGTGACGAACATGTTAAAAGAAGAAATTTTGAATTCCGGACACTGAACTCTAAACAAACCTAATTCCTCAAAATCTGAATTTTCAAAACCTTGAAAAAAGGTCGGTAAAGGACTTCAGTGCTTTAGAGTTTTGGATCTTGATTTTCCCCGCGGAAACGCTCGTATGTCCGGATACCGTAGATGAGCGTTTAGAAATTCGAATCTGGGGCTTAAGATTTTAAGTTTCCAGTGGAACGAAAAACTGCCGTTGAACCGTTAATTAGTTGAAGCGTCTAACTTAATGATTTGACATTTATCATAAATTTATTTAAAATTTGTTTGCATCACGGAGGAAATCGAGATGAAGAAGGTAAGTAGCACGCTAGCATTGATACTGATTATGAGTTCGGTGGGCTTTGCCCAGTTTAAAGATCAACTCTCGAATCAACCGAGCGTACAAAGCTCCTTGGTGCATTCGGACGAAAGTAGTTTGCTTTTTGGTTTTTTCAATCCCGCAAATTTTTCCATGCGACAGTCGGTTTCGATGAGCTACATGACTTTCGGAGGTCAGGGATTGGCTCTCGGCACGTATACGAACAGCATGAGCTACAAGATCAGTGACCCTTTGACATTGAGCGCTGATGTCAGCCTTTTGAATTCTCCGTACAGTTCGCTCGGCAAAAATTTTTCGCAAGGATTGAACGGCATTTATTTGACGCGTGCAGATCTCAATTATCATCCGACAAATAGTTTTCAGATAGACTTGCAGTTTAACCAGAACCCGCTTTATCGATATTACAATCCTTATTATTACTACTACAATCCGTGGGGATGGTAATAGGCCGCCGGGGTAATTTGAACAAAATTATTCTCCCTCATTTCCGCCGCGGGTTTGTATCGGGCAAATTAAATACTTTTCTTGCATTCTCTCTTTCAGGTCATCAAGAATGTCCCGGCTATGCTGGCGCATTAATTTTTGTTGATGAAGAGGCGTAAAGGAAAATTTTTATCGAGTGCAAAGGGCCCCGCAGTCGTTGCATTACGCGTTCTTGTCGTTTTCCTTGC harbors:
- a CDS encoding sigma-54 dependent transcriptional regulator; amino-acid sequence: MKADISILAVDDDVNMLAMLEKFLKRAGYTVDTTSESMKAMSLIDDKNYDIVITDIQMPRATGMDILRRVKELQKDTMVVIITAFGSVDSAVNAMKAGAYDYVSKPFNMDEILALLERATQQRRLQREVEFLRQEVERKYSFSNIIGKSKAMQDIFALIQRLSHARSNVLITGRSGTGKEMIAKALHYNSDRRAMPFVTVNCSAIPESLLESELFGHEKGAFTGAITSRRGLFETANGGTLFLDEIGDMPLGSQSKLLRVVESGEVRPVGSDEVKRVDVRVIAATHRDLKELIKHDQFREDLFYRLNVISIHVPDLKDRPEDITILVDHFMKKYGEQFGKPNIRITHEASACLLKYTWPGNVRELENIIERSIALSSGEVVDTKDLPEHLFQMKSSDLIDDLATDNMPLTEVEKRYIVKILQRTNWHQSKAAQILGIDRKTLYRKIKEYNLVQE
- the larE gene encoding ATP-dependent sacrificial sulfur transferase LarE; the protein is MNEVLDVDVTMSDLFKKYDALKSCLGRYTVEGLVVAFSGGVDSGFLLWAAEEARKQYGGILVALTTNSDSMPVHDKVDVEDFVKHAGVRHVWRDSTEVDNPDYIKNDSERCYYCKTELFGIAKKVAMENNCKKIAYGYNASDKTDIRPGHRAAIENDVVFPLAAYDFTKDEIRELMRSHGLKLSDKPSSPCLSSRIMRGVEITKQELRDIDVLEDILREGGMKIFRLRLHELNRKRFLRLEASPDEIALAIQLKDRLVKAAKERGYDWVTLDLEGYKTGGGNA
- the larB gene encoding nickel pincer cofactor biosynthesis protein LarB — encoded protein: MSTDEAYEKIKNALFDAEELGYATIDHGRGLRLGLGEVIYGESKSIEQIVGIAGKLSKAKEPILITRLSDVKMKVLQKKFPKGRSNHLSSTFTINPIPLRENNRDEPYVCIITAGTSDIPVAEEAADVCGAMGVAFVKLYDVGVAGIHRVMKNLDVMQAASAVVVIAGMEGALPSVIGGLVPKPIFAVPTDIGYGANFKGLSALLGMLSSCAPGIAVMNINGGFSAAFAACRVTNMLKEEILNSGH